A single region of the Strigops habroptila isolate Jane chromosome 3, bStrHab1.2.pri, whole genome shotgun sequence genome encodes:
- the SMDT1 gene encoding essential MCU regulator, mitochondrial: protein MATAGGRLLAAAAAHSGRVFRAVPRITPAVPLVPSRSATVTRSGAILPKPVKTPFGLLRVFSVVIPFLYVGTQISKNFAALLEEHDIFVPEDDDDDD, encoded by the exons ATGGCAACAGCGGGCGGGCGGCTGCTGGCGGCGGCCGCGGCTCACTCGGGGCGTGTGTTCCGGGCCGTGCCGCGGATCACCCCGGCCGTGCCGCTTGTGCCCTCCCGGAGCGCCACCGTTACGCGAAGCGGCGCCATTTTGCCCAAGCCGGTTAAG ACGCCCTTCGGCCTCCTCAGAGTGTTCAGCGTCGTGATCCCTTTCCTGTATGTTGGCACTCAGATCAGTAAGAACTTCGCAGCCCTGCTTGAAGAACATGACATCTTTGTCCCAGAGGATGATGACGACGATGATTAA